From the Chitinolyticbacter meiyuanensis genome, one window contains:
- the truA gene encoding tRNA pseudouridine(38-40) synthase TruA translates to MKYALAVEYDGRAFSGWQIQPDAPTVQAALEIALARMAAHPVRAHAAGRTDAGVHASRQIVHFETTAERPLTAWVRGVNSFLPEGVAVLWARAVPDAFHARFCATARHYRYLVLQHPVRPALLAGRVGWVHQPLDLDALRKAANLLLGTHDFTSFRAAECQAPSPVKTLHRLDVHANGTLLTFDFSADAFLHHMVRNLMGSLLFVAKGAREPAWMAELLATRDRSAAAPTFMPDGLYLAGVSYPSEFGLQSEPEPRHGLI, encoded by the coding sequence ATGAAGTATGCGCTTGCCGTCGAATACGACGGCCGTGCCTTTTCCGGCTGGCAGATCCAGCCCGATGCGCCGACAGTGCAGGCAGCGCTGGAGATAGCGCTTGCGCGCATGGCGGCCCATCCGGTCCGCGCGCACGCCGCAGGTCGTACCGATGCTGGCGTGCATGCCAGTCGCCAGATCGTTCATTTCGAGACCACAGCCGAGCGCCCATTGACAGCCTGGGTCCGTGGCGTGAACAGCTTTCTGCCGGAGGGCGTCGCCGTGTTGTGGGCCAGGGCGGTGCCTGATGCATTCCACGCGCGCTTCTGTGCCACCGCGCGCCACTATCGCTATCTCGTGCTGCAGCATCCGGTGCGGCCCGCCTTGCTGGCCGGACGGGTAGGGTGGGTACACCAGCCGCTCGATCTCGATGCGCTGCGCAAGGCCGCGAACTTGCTGCTCGGCACGCATGATTTCACCAGCTTTCGCGCCGCGGAATGTCAGGCGCCCAGCCCGGTGAAGACGCTGCATCGCCTCGATGTGCACGCAAATGGTACTTTGCTTACCTTCGATTTCTCCGCCGATGCTTTCCTGCATCACATGGTGCGCAACCTGATGGGGTCGTTGCTGTTCGTTGCCAAGGGCGCACGTGAGCCTGCCTGGATGGCCGAGCTCCTCGCCACGCGGGACCGTTCGGCTGCGGCGCCGACCTTCATGCCGGACGGGCTCTATCTCGCTGGTGTAAGCTATCCATCCGAATTTGGCCTGCAGAGCGAGCCTGAGCCGCGGCATGGCCTGATCTGA
- a CDS encoding FimV/HubP family polar landmark protein, translating to MLSKPRIKACVLAMMLAAPLYANAAGLGRLNVQSGLGQPFRAEIDLVAVTPEEADSLVVSLASPDAFASANIQYPSGSLGLRFNIEKRGGGQYYVAINSSQPVSEPFLDLLLELNWAGGRIQREYTALIDPVDYSAQRPSTALPGRLSGKTPAPAASKPAATSEAPSRPARPSRAVPSEAAGSEAGANEVKVKSGDTLSSIAGQVKPEGVSLDQVLVSLYRANPDAFAGNMNRLKRGKILRVPAREEMEGVSRNEAAKEIRLQADNWRGYRQQVAEGAMTTPAADQGQSTSGKISAKVEDKGGSQAENQDRLKLSKGGDAGKSGKGNGEAQARIRTLEEEAAARQKALDEANQRVVELEKLVKDMNKALPKGGAKTTPVPTAAPTAAPTPEPTAAPTPEPVVASTASSASAAAVAPVASEPASAPVKPKRRAPVEIEAPVEEEPSFLAGLLDNPLLLGGGLGVLLLGVGGLLWARRRRPAAFEDSIITGGDLKPNTVLGSTGGAVISTQPTENSFLTDFSRQGLGTIDTDEVDPIAEAEVYMAYGRDGQAEEILKDALSKDPSRNEIRMKLLEIYSARKDKTSFEEIAADLFARTNGAGPVWEQAAYMGRNLDAENPLYAQKDPGRAAAPVNEPPASAFTETTAVAAAAAAAPIDLDLGFDSEPSPVPAPQPAPQAALDAVTEPAPIDDLDFDLDALVAPEATQAPVAPAPAASDFDDLDFGLDLDQPAPAPVAAAPIADLGLDIAELDMPTVAEPVPAQAAAPQDIDLDFDFNLDAPTTGAAPAPEEPLIDLEQDTVSELDFSAEDPVQTKIDLARAYIDMGDVEGAREILQEAMSEGSDSQQQEARGLLDNL from the coding sequence GTGCTGAGCAAACCAAGAATCAAGGCCTGCGTATTGGCCATGATGCTGGCCGCGCCGTTATACGCGAATGCGGCTGGGCTGGGCCGGCTAAATGTGCAATCGGGTCTGGGGCAGCCGTTCCGTGCCGAGATCGACCTCGTTGCCGTTACCCCCGAAGAAGCCGATTCGCTGGTGGTGAGCTTGGCCTCGCCTGATGCGTTCGCTAGCGCCAACATCCAGTACCCGTCGGGTTCGCTGGGCCTGCGCTTCAACATCGAGAAGCGTGGCGGCGGTCAATACTATGTTGCGATCAATTCATCGCAGCCGGTTTCCGAGCCGTTCCTCGACCTGCTGCTGGAACTCAATTGGGCCGGTGGTCGCATCCAGCGTGAATACACCGCGCTGATCGATCCGGTCGATTATTCCGCGCAACGTCCCAGCACGGCGCTGCCGGGCCGCCTTTCCGGCAAGACCCCTGCGCCGGCCGCGAGCAAGCCCGCAGCAACGAGCGAAGCGCCGTCCCGTCCGGCTCGACCGAGCCGTGCAGTGCCAAGCGAAGCCGCTGGCAGTGAGGCCGGCGCCAACGAAGTCAAGGTGAAGTCCGGCGATACGCTGTCGTCGATTGCCGGTCAGGTCAAGCCCGAGGGCGTCAGCCTCGATCAGGTGCTGGTGTCGCTGTATCGTGCCAACCCGGATGCCTTCGCCGGCAATATGAACCGCCTCAAGCGCGGCAAGATTCTGCGCGTGCCCGCACGTGAAGAGATGGAAGGTGTCAGCCGCAACGAGGCCGCCAAGGAAATCCGTCTGCAGGCCGACAACTGGCGCGGCTATCGCCAGCAGGTCGCGGAAGGGGCAATGACGACCCCGGCCGCCGACCAGGGTCAATCGACGTCGGGCAAGATTTCCGCCAAGGTCGAGGACAAGGGTGGAAGCCAGGCCGAGAATCAGGATCGGTTGAAGCTCTCCAAGGGGGGCGATGCCGGCAAGAGCGGCAAGGGCAACGGCGAGGCCCAGGCGCGCATCCGCACGCTCGAGGAAGAAGCTGCCGCACGCCAGAAGGCGCTCGACGAAGCCAACCAGCGTGTGGTCGAGCTGGAAAAGCTGGTCAAGGACATGAACAAGGCGCTGCCCAAGGGCGGTGCCAAGACCACGCCAGTGCCGACTGCTGCGCCTACCGCAGCACCGACGCCGGAGCCTACCGCTGCACCCACACCAGAGCCCGTAGTGGCCTCCACAGCGTCGTCGGCTTCTGCCGCAGCGGTTGCGCCGGTCGCTAGCGAGCCCGCTTCCGCGCCAGTCAAGCCCAAGCGCCGCGCTCCGGTCGAAATTGAGGCGCCAGTGGAAGAGGAACCTTCCTTCCTGGCTGGCCTGCTGGACAACCCGCTGCTGCTCGGTGGTGGCCTCGGCGTGCTGCTGCTCGGTGTCGGTGGCCTGCTCTGGGCGCGTCGTCGCCGTCCGGCCGCGTTTGAGGACAGCATCATCACTGGTGGCGATCTCAAGCCCAATACCGTGCTCGGTAGCACGGGCGGCGCGGTGATCAGCACGCAGCCGACCGAGAATTCCTTCCTGACCGATTTCAGCCGCCAGGGCCTGGGCACCATTGATACCGACGAAGTCGATCCGATCGCCGAAGCCGAGGTCTACATGGCCTATGGGCGTGATGGTCAGGCCGAGGAAATCCTCAAGGATGCGTTGTCGAAGGATCCGTCCCGCAACGAAATCCGCATGAAGCTGCTGGAAATCTATTCGGCTCGCAAGGACAAGACCTCGTTCGAGGAAATTGCTGCCGACCTGTTCGCCCGTACCAACGGCGCGGGCCCGGTATGGGAGCAGGCTGCCTACATGGGCCGCAATCTGGATGCGGAAAATCCGCTGTACGCCCAGAAGGATCCGGGCCGTGCGGCAGCGCCGGTCAACGAGCCGCCGGCTTCGGCGTTCACCGAGACGACCGCGGTGGCCGCTGCCGCAGCTGCAGCGCCGATCGACCTCGATCTGGGGTTCGATAGCGAGCCGTCGCCTGTGCCCGCTCCGCAACCGGCTCCGCAAGCGGCGCTGGATGCCGTGACCGAACCGGCTCCGATCGATGATCTTGACTTCGATCTCGATGCCTTGGTGGCACCGGAAGCCACACAGGCACCGGTTGCACCGGCTCCAGCCGCTTCCGATTTCGATGACCTGGACTTCGGGCTCGATCTGGATCAGCCGGCTCCAGCGCCTGTGGCAGCGGCACCCATTGCCGATCTGGGTCTGGACATTGCTGAACTCGACATGCCGACGGTGGCTGAACCTGTTCCAGCACAGGCTGCTGCGCCGCAGGATATCGATCTGGACTTTGACTTCAATCTCGATGCGCCGACGACCGGAGCTGCGCCGGCGCCTGAAGAGCCGTTGATCGATCTCGAGCAGGACACGGTCAGCGAACTCGACTTCTCGGCTGAGGATCCGGTTCAGACCAAGATCGACCTTGCCCGCGCCTATATCGACATGGGCGATGTGGAAGGTGCGCGTGAAATCCTGCAGGAAGCTATGAGCGAAGGCAGTGATTCACAGCAGCAGGAGGCGCGTGGCCTGCTCGACAACCTGTGA
- the gluQRS gene encoding tRNA glutamyl-Q(34) synthetase GluQRS, which produces MPAAGYRGRFAPSPTGDLHLGSLLAAVASYLEARCRGGEWLVRIEDLDPPRTVPGAEGRILGVLAAHGFEWDGPVWRQSERQAVYETAFGQLREAGLIYPCACSRKEVASIARAGVDGPVYPGTCRHGLLAGRMSRAWRLHVDAGCVAFDDAVQGVCKQDLATDVGDFVIKRADGLFAYQLAVVVDDALQGVTDVVRGADLLDSTPRQCHLQQCLGIVPVRYAHVPVLANEHGEKLSKQTLASPLQPEHAALNLWLALCYLGQCPPATLAQGTVADCWQWARAHWSLDRVPRQRSVVWQSDVGMDMRCDLTNDRD; this is translated from the coding sequence TTGCCCGCCGCCGGCTATCGCGGGCGGTTTGCGCCGAGCCCGACCGGCGACTTGCACCTGGGCTCGCTGCTGGCCGCGGTGGCGAGTTATCTGGAGGCGCGGTGCCGCGGTGGCGAATGGCTGGTGCGAATCGAGGATCTGGATCCACCGCGCACAGTGCCTGGCGCCGAGGGACGAATTCTGGGTGTGCTGGCGGCGCATGGTTTCGAGTGGGATGGGCCGGTCTGGCGGCAAAGCGAACGTCAAGCCGTGTACGAGACGGCGTTCGGGCAGCTACGTGAGGCGGGCCTGATCTATCCGTGCGCCTGCTCCCGCAAGGAGGTGGCTTCGATCGCGCGGGCAGGGGTGGACGGGCCGGTTTATCCAGGTACCTGTCGCCACGGCTTGTTGGCTGGTCGCATGTCACGGGCCTGGCGGTTGCACGTCGATGCGGGTTGCGTGGCGTTCGACGATGCCGTGCAGGGTGTCTGTAAGCAGGACTTGGCAACGGACGTCGGCGATTTCGTGATCAAGCGGGCTGATGGCCTGTTTGCGTACCAATTGGCGGTGGTGGTCGACGACGCGCTGCAGGGCGTGACCGACGTGGTGCGCGGTGCAGACCTGCTCGATTCCACGCCGCGACAATGCCATCTGCAGCAGTGCCTGGGTATCGTGCCGGTGCGGTATGCGCACGTGCCGGTGCTGGCGAACGAACACGGGGAAAAGCTGAGCAAGCAGACCTTGGCATCGCCTTTGCAGCCCGAACATGCTGCGCTAAACCTGTGGTTGGCACTTTGCTATCTGGGTCAGTGCCCGCCCGCGACGCTGGCGCAAGGCACTGTTGCGGATTGTTGGCAGTGGGCGCGTGCACATTGGTCGCTTGATCGAGTGCCCAGGCAGCGGTCGGTGGTGTGGCAAAGTGACGTTGGAATGGATATGCGGTGCGATTTGACCAATGATCGGGATTGA
- the fdxA gene encoding ferredoxin FdxA — translation MTYVVTDACVKCKYTDCVDVCPVDCFHEGPNFLVIDPDECIDCTLCVAECPVEAIYAEDDVPAEMQDYIALNAELAKTWPTIVEKKDPLPDHEEWAGKVGKIELVER, via the coding sequence ATGACTTACGTTGTCACCGATGCCTGTGTGAAGTGCAAGTACACCGACTGCGTCGATGTCTGCCCCGTCGACTGCTTCCACGAAGGCCCCAATTTCCTGGTGATCGACCCGGACGAGTGCATCGATTGCACGCTGTGCGTCGCCGAATGCCCCGTCGAGGCCATCTATGCCGAGGACGACGTACCGGCCGAGATGCAGGATTACATTGCGCTCAACGCCGAGCTCGCCAAGACCTGGCCCACCATCGTCGAGAAAAAGGACCCGCTTCCGGATCACGAGGAATGGGCGGGCAAGGTCGGCAAGATCGAACTCGTCGAGCGCTGA
- the rpsF gene encoding 30S ribosomal protein S6: MRHYEIVFIVHPDQSEQVPAMIERYKAVIAAGNGQVHRLEDWGRRQLAFPIQKIHKAHYVLMNVEIGQETLDELEHAFKFNDAVLRHLTIKTDAAVTEASPMMKEEKSKSLTPQAGQEGQAAA, encoded by the coding sequence ATGCGACACTATGAAATCGTGTTTATTGTGCACCCCGATCAAAGCGAGCAAGTGCCCGCCATGATCGAGCGCTACAAGGCCGTGATCGCGGCCGGCAATGGCCAGGTGCACCGCCTGGAAGATTGGGGCCGCCGTCAACTGGCTTTCCCGATCCAGAAGATCCACAAGGCACACTACGTGCTGATGAACGTCGAAATCGGCCAAGAAACCCTGGACGAACTCGAGCACGCCTTCAAGTTCAACGATGCCGTGCTGCGTCACCTGACCATCAAGACCGATGCTGCCGTAACCGAAGCATCGCCGATGATGAAGGAAGAAAAGTCCAAGTCGCTGACGCCGCAAGCCGGTCAAGAAGGCCAGGCTGCAGCCTAA
- the priB gene encoding primosomal replication protein N, whose protein sequence is MLTRNRVLLGGSLAELAPLRYTPAGIAVQELIISHESQQVENGTERRVLARMKAVAIGKQALPLGKLVVGQQLVVKGFLAATSQRYPDRLALHIDEYELLN, encoded by the coding sequence GTGCTGACCCGCAACCGGGTCTTGCTGGGTGGCTCACTCGCCGAACTTGCCCCACTGCGCTACACCCCTGCCGGCATCGCGGTTCAGGAGCTGATCATCAGCCATGAATCGCAGCAGGTGGAAAATGGTACCGAACGACGCGTTCTGGCCAGGATGAAGGCAGTGGCAATTGGCAAGCAGGCATTACCGCTTGGCAAACTGGTCGTCGGACAACAACTGGTGGTGAAGGGCTTTCTTGCCGCGACCAGCCAGCGTTATCCAGACCGACTCGCGTTGCACATCGACGAATACGAATTGTTGAATTGA